TACGAAACTCGAGGGTTTCGTCGGTCCATTCTTCCGAAAGACTGGTTCGACTGAGCTTTATTTCTACCTCCCCACCATACAAGCCCGATCTTATGAAAAACCGCTCGTTTATATTTCTACTATCTATTTGTTTCTGCACTCTCGCAGGCCTTATCTCATCAGCTTCCGCAGGTTGGAAAGAGGGCGAACCTCTCCCCGATCTCCACAGCTATGGACTTGCCGGAAATATTCCCGATCTACATGGCAAAGTCGTCTATCTCGATTTTTGGGCTTCCTGGTGTGCTCCTTGCAAGGCGTCTTTTCCGGTGCTGGAACGGTGGCAGAAACAATTTTCTGGCAAAGGATTCACCGTCTTGGGAGTGAGTGTGGACGAAACCACACCTAACATGCAGACTTTTCTAAAAAACAACCCGGTTACTTTTCCCGTGGTCCACGATAGCAGCCATAAATTGGTGGCCGTAGCAGATGTCGCCACTATGCCGACTTCTTTCATCATCGATCGTCATGGTGTTATCCATCAAGTGCATCACGGTTTCCGAGCAAGTGATGAGGTGGCTCTTACTTCGTTGATTAGCGAGTTGCTAAATCAAAAATAATCACTCCATTCTTGAACATTACGCGATTATGAAAAAACTATGTTTTCTTTCCTTGTTCGTAGTAGTCGGCTTTATCACTGGCTGCACCACGGTCAAACCTTGGGAACGCGGGCATCTCGCCGACTACACCATGCGTCCGGGGCGCGATCCACTGAGCGATTCCATCTCGGAGCACGTCTGGTTTACTCGCGAGGCCTATGCTGGAGGCAAAGGCGTGGGTGGGGGCGGTTGTGGGTGCAATTAAGTTCCATGTTTGGGTTACTCCGCTACTAAGCATCATTGCGGCATTCTCGCTACAAGCCGAAGACATTCGACACCCTCGTATCGACGGCTTGAGTGGCACAGTAGGAGTTGGCTATGACGGCACCCGTCTTTCTTCCGAGGCCTTTAACCTCTCCAGTGAAATCGAGTTTGGCGATACCAAAACCTGGATCAGTCTTTCCACTGATACTAACCTCAGTAGCTTCAGCGATTTCCGCATCCGACGCGATTCCTACTTGAGCCTCAAACTCGGTGCGGCTCTTTATCGAAATAATGACACTCGCTTTTATCTCAATGCCACTTTTGCGCTCGATCCGCATTCGCGTTACGCCACCCAAGGCATGGACTTGTCTCCGGGCCTGGATTTCGCCTGGGGATTGACGGATGCGCTTTGGATCGGTGGCGGATTCGGAATCGATGCCTCGACCTCACCCAAAATCTCTCATAAGCCAATTCACCCCACTGCCGACGTTTTTGTGACCTATCTTTGCGCTTGGCTGCCGAATGAATCCGACTCGATCAGCCTGAATGCGAATGCCGGAGCGGATGATTCCTCGGGTTCTAGTCAGACACTTTCCGTCAACCTCAGCTACACTTTTAATCTCACCGAGAACCTCGAAGCTACCGTGGGTATCGGCGGCAACGTAATTTCCTCCATCGAACCCGGCGGGGTTCATGCTCTGTCAGGCCTCACTTGGCGATTTTAGGGAAAACGCGATGGCGTTTCCTTCGTGATTGAAATGGAAGTCGCTTCTGTATTGAATCCGGCGATGAGTTTGAAACGCGTCCTCGAAGCGCTCCTATTCGCTTCCCAGAAACCGCTTTTGCCCAAGGAAATCGTGGCGGCTCTGCGCGGGGCGACGGATTTTTCCGATGACGTCGAGGTGATGGATCTCGCCAAAACGAAGGAAGCCGAGGCCGCCATCGCGCTGAACGAACTCAAGTCCGACTACCTCCACGCCGGGCACGCGTTTCAGCTAGTCGAGCAGGTCAACGGCTGGCAGCTCACCACGCAGCCCGCCTATGCCGTGTGGGTGCGCCAGCTTTTTCCCGAGGGAAAACCGTCGCGGTTGAGCCCGCCGGCGTTGGAAACTTTGGCCATCATTGCGTATCGGCAGCCGATCATGAAAGCCGACATCGAGGCTGTTCGCGGCGTGGCGGTCGATGGCATGATCCAGAAACTTTTAGAGGCGGGTCTGATTAAAATCGCCGGACGCGCCGACGTTCCCGGGCGGCCTTTGCTCTACGAAAGCACGCAGTTTTTCCTGGAGCATTTCGGTTTGAAAACATTGGACGAACTCCCCAACTCGACCGAACTCCGCCACATCGCGCTGCCGAAGGCGCCGCTTCCCACCGAGCCGCAGGCCGAGCAACTCCCGCTCGCCCCAGTGGAATCCAACCCCGAACTTTCTCCGGTATGAGCCTCGAACCCATTCGCCAAAAGATCGACTCCCTCGATTTCCAGATCATCGAACTCCTCAACCAGCGCGCCGATCTCGTCCATGAAGTGGGCGAGACCAAGCGCGCCCAAAACCTTTCCATTTACGCGCCGGAACGCGAGGAATCGCTCCTCCAAAAACTCGTCGCCATGTCGAAGGCGATCCCCAATAGCCGGCTCGACGCCAAGGCGATTCGCGCCATTTATCGCGAGATCATGTCGGCCTCGCTCGCCCTCGAAAAAGACCTCGCCATCGCCTATCTCGGACCCGAGGCGACATGGACGCACCAAGCGGCTCGCAGTCGTTTCGGGGCCAGCGTTCGCTACGTGGCGCAGACGAATATCAGCGACGTTTTTACCCAAGTCGCCCGTGGCCAGGCCGATTACGGCGTCGTTCCCATCGAAAATTCGACGGAGGGCGCGGTCAATTACACCCTCGACGCCTTCATGGACAGCGAACTGCGCATCTGCGCGCAGATCCTGCTGAAGATCGAAAACAACCTCATCGCCAGGATCCCGCGCGAGGATATTCGGAAAATTTACTCGCATCCGCAAGTCTTCGGACAATGCCGCATGTGGCTGGAGCGCAACATGCACGGCATCGACCTCATCGAAGTCAGCAGCACGACCCGCGCCGCCGAACTCGCCGCCTCCGAGCCCCACGCCGCCGCGCTCGCCGGACGGATGGCCGCCGAGGTTTACGGGCTGAACGTCCTCGAAGCTGGCGTGCAGGACAACCCGAACAACACCACGCGATTCCTCGTCATCAGCCCGACGACTTGTCCGCCGACGGGAAACGATAAAACGTCGCTCATGTTCTGCGTGCGGGATCGTTCGGGGGCGTTGTTCTCGGCGTTGGAACCCTTTAACCGGCTGCAAATCAGCCTCAGCAAAATCGTCAGCCGTCCGTCGAAACGGAAGGCGTGGGAATATTTCTTCTTCGTCGATCTCGACGGCCACTACGCCGATCCGGCGGTCGCGCAGGCGATCGAGGAACTGGAAGCGCATTGCAGTTTCGTCAAAATCCTCGGGAGCTACCCAAAGACCGAGCTGACGGTGTAGCTTTCCCCGGGAGCGCACGCGTCTCGCGTGTTCTTTGAGGTGTCTCGCCTCAAAGCTCTTCCGGCCATCGGACGAGACGTCCGCTGGAACACGCGAGACGCGTGCGCTCCCGAAGACTTGCCGTCGGCCCTTCCACGGCCTCTCGTCCGAAACTTCGACGGTTCTCGAAACAACCGGGTTGCTTGCGCTTTACACCGGTCCATCTTCCCTCATGCGACTCTCCGAAATTCCCTTGTCGGTGCTCGATCTCGCCCCCGTTCTCCAAGGCGGGACCGCTGTCGACAGCCTTCGGCGCTCCTTGGAGTTGGCGCGTTATGCGGAGCGAGCTGGGTTCCATCGTTATTGGGTCGCCGAACACCACAACATGCCGGGCATCGCCAGCGCCGCGACCTCCGTCGTTATCGGCTACCTCGCCGCCGGCACCTCCCGCATCCGCGTCGGCGCGGGCGGCGTCATGCTCCTCAACCACGCCCCGCTCATCATCGCCGAGCAATTTGGAACCCTCGCCTCGCTCTACCCAGGCCGCATCGACCTCGGACTCGGACGCGCCCCCGGTGCCGACCAGGCCACCATGCGCGTGCTGCGGCAGGGACTCGACGCCACGGGCGACGACTTCCCCCAGCAGCTCGAGGAACTCCGCTCCTATCTGCGCGAACCGACGCCCGGCCAGCGCATTCGCGCCTTTCCCGGAGCGGGCACGGAAGTGCCGATTTACCTGTTCGGCTCGGGCGGTTTCAGCGCGCAACTGGCGGGCGAGCTGGGACTTCCATTCGCTTCGGCGGGCCATTTTTCACCCGATAATTTGTTGCCGGGGCTGGAGTTTTACCGGAGCCGTTTTCGCCCTTCGGAAACGCTGCCGCGGCCCTACGCCATGGTCTGCGTGAACATTTTCGCCGCCGACACCGATGCCGAAGCCGAATCGCTCGCCACCTCGCAATACCAGGCGCATTTGTTTCTGGCTCGCGGCATGCCGGTGCAGCTTCCGCCGCCCAAGAAATCGCTGGCAGCCGTTTACGCCGGACCCGAGCAATTGCCTTTTTTGCGCGGCTCGATCATTGGCAGCGCGGCGACCGTGGAGGAAAAACTCACGGCGCTGCTGGAGGAAACGCAGGCCGACGAGCTGATTATTCACTCCATGATTTACGATCCCGACGCGCGTCAGCATTCCTACGAGATCGTCCGGGACATGGCGGGCATAGCTGTTTAATTCCCCGGGAGCGTCTCGCGTGCTCCCTTTTGCGTCTCGCGAAAGGGCTTTGACGTAAGTGGTCCTCTCTCTGAAACAGCTTTGAGGCGAGACACCTCAAAGAGCACGCGAGACGCGTGCGCTCCCGAAGACACACCGAAGTGAAGTCAGCAGTTAAGGCAATTTTATCCCGCGCGCGGCCCGCAGGATGCGATACCACGTTTCCCGATCCAGATGGACTTCGGTGGCGCGGGCGGCGTTGCGGATGTTTTCGGGGTTGGCGCTACCGACAACGGGAACGATCTCGCTGGGGTGCTTCAAAAGCCATGCCAGAACCATCACCGTGCGGTCGCAGCCGTATTCCCGTGCGGCGGTGTCGAGGACGGCGAGCAGATTCGTCTGAAGCTCAAAATTGGCCGCCGCCGGATCGGGCACAGCGCCGGTGGCGACTTTTCCCCCAGCCAGCGGGCTCCAGGCCATGGGAGTCACGACGCGTTCGATACATTGGTCGAGCGTACCGTCGGTAAAGGCGTCGAGGCGCAGTGGGTGGATTTCCACCTGATTCACCTGTAACTCAAATGGGAGCGCGTTTTGCACCATCGAGAGGAGCGACGGGCGGAAATTGCTAACGCCAAACTCCCGGACTTTGCCCGCCTCGCGGAGTTCGGTAAACGCCTGGGCGATTTCATCCGGGTCCGCCAAAAAATCGGGCCGATGCAGCATGAGGAGGTCGATCTGCTCGATTTGCAGGCGTTTGAGCGATTCCTCGACCGACCAAACAATGTGTTCGTAGGAGAAATCGTAGCGATGCGGCAGGCCGGGAGTCGGTTCGTCTTCAAACCGAATGCCGCACTTCGTGGCGATGACCATGTTTTCGCGAAAGCCGGGGTTTTCCTTGAGGACTTCGCCGAAAATGGACTCGCAAGTGGTGTCGCCGTAGATGTCGGCGTGGTCGAAAAAAGTGTAGCCCGCATCCACAGCGGCGAGAACGGCGGCCTTGCCCGTCTTGATTTTTTCGGCATCGACTTCGGTGCGTTCCCAAGTGCCCGAGATGCGCATGCAGCCGTAGGCGAGCCGGGTAATTTCGAGGTCAGTGGTGCCGAGAAGTTGGGTTTTCATGGGTGAATGCTATACGCGGGTCGTGGGAGGACGGGGCTATTTTTTTGACCAGGGCCAGCGGCGAACGCGCGGCGCGGACGCTTTTTCTTTCCACTTCTCGGCGCGCGCTTTCTGCGCGGCCAGTTTCTCCCGCAGTGCGATGGAACTCGACTGAAGCTTGTGGCATTCCTCCTGGAGGAGCTTCACTTTTTCGCGCAGTTCGACGAGCTCTGGCTGGTAGCGGGGCTGTTGGAGAATCCAGGCTTGCGCGTCAAGGGCGAGTTCTGCCGCGCGTCGGACAGCGGACTCCCATCCATTTTCCGCGAGCAGGAGCGCGCCGACGGCGGCCTGGGGGAGTTCGTTGGCGCCGGGGCGGACGCGAAGGATTTCAGGAAAGGCTCCGGGCGTTTCGAGGAGGGTTTGCCAGCCACGGAAGGAATGCGGATCTTTTTGAGCGTCAGTTTTCCAGATGGCCCGAAAATGGAGTGCGCCGGGCGTGGTGAGATAGCGCACGCTGGCCGGGCCGTGATGCAGGACGATGCGCTGCCAGAGGTCGAGGTCGCCTCTCTGGAGCAGCGTCTCGTTCCAGAAGCCGACTTCCGCAAACGCCGTGCGCCGGTGCAGGTAGCAGGTGGCGGGAATCCGATGGCGCCCGGCTAGAAAATCTTCCTGCACGAGGCTGCATTCGAGGTTGTTGGCGACAGGAAGGATGGTGCCAGAGTCATCGACCCAGAGCGGACGGCTGGCCACGAGTTGAATCTTCGGGTCGGCGAAGGGCTCCAGCATTCGGGCAAAATGATCGCGGAAAATGAGGTCGTCGTGCGCCATGAAGCCGATGAATTCGCCCCGCGCCTGCTGGAGGACGAGGTTGCGGTTGGCGTAGCCGAAGCCGGGCGCCTTGGGCAGGTCGAACCACCGGAAACGGGCATCCTTTTTCTCCCATTCGAGTGCAACTCGATTCGTGCCGTCGGTGCAGCCGTCGCCGCAGATGAGGACTTCGAAGTCGCTCTCGGTCTGCGCCGCGACTGAGCGCAGAGCCCATTCCAGGGTGTCGGCCCGGTTGTGCGTCGGTAGCAGAATGGTGAGTCGCATCAATATCCCTGGATGTCGGCGGGGAACTGGTAGGGGATGAGCGGAGTGTGCAGCGGGAGGCGGTATTTATCGGGCCAGGCGTGGTTGTATTGGATGGTGGGGAAATTTACGCAGATGCATTCCGAGTCGGAGGCGTTGTAATCGGCGTGCCAGATGCCGACGGGAATGCTGAGGGCGCGGGGCCGGCGGTCGCTCAGATGCAGCTCGAAGATTCGGCCAAAAGTCGAGGCATCGGGCCGGGCGTCGTAGAGGAGCACCTGCATTTCCCCGCGAACGATGGCGTAGCGATCCTCGTGCTGGAGGTGAACGGCCCAGCCTTTGGCGGAACGGGGTTTCAAGGTAAAGAAGTAGCTGAAAACCATCGGCTCCGGGTGCCAGCCCCAGCGCGGGTCGAAGAGCTCCGTGACCTGGCCGCGGTCGTCTGGGAAATTCGGAAGGTCGCGGATGCGCACGCCGTCGGGCAGCGCGGGAAGAGGAAGTCCGTCGGCAGTGCTGAGGGCGGCATCGCGGCGGGCGTGGGCGAGAAGTTCGTCGAGAGTCGGTGGCATAGACGATTTCTTCTAGGGAAGAAAAATCTTTTTTACAACGGTTTCGATCAGCGCGATGTCTCTTCCACGATGAACAATCTAGCCTTTATCAGTAATCTCGCGGGACCGGACGGGTTCCTGATTTGTTTCTTTGTGCTGATCTTTTTCGGCGCGAAACGGCTTCCGGAACTGGCGCGCTCGATGGGAGGCGCGGTGCGCGAGTTTAACAAGGCGAAGGAGGAATTTGCCAATCAGCTCACGAGTCCGCCAGCGGCGCAACCGATGGCTGCTCCGCGCCAGGAGTTGATGCCAGCGACGCCTGCGCCCGTGGAGAAGGTGGCGGGGGAAAGCACTCCCAGTTAGGCGGGGCGAAGTTCTTCGGGAGCGCACGCGTCTCGCGTGCTCTTTGAGGTGTTTGCTTGGCGCTTTCGCGCACAACCCTGCGGGCTGCCTGC
This genomic stretch from Chthoniobacterales bacterium harbors:
- a CDS encoding TlpA disulfide reductase family protein translates to MKNRSFIFLLSICFCTLAGLISSASAGWKEGEPLPDLHSYGLAGNIPDLHGKVVYLDFWASWCAPCKASFPVLERWQKQFSGKGFTVLGVSVDETTPNMQTFLKNNPVTFPVVHDSSHKLVAVADVATMPTSFIIDRHGVIHQVHHGFRASDEVALTSLISELLNQK
- a CDS encoding aldo/keto reductase produces the protein MKTQLLGTTDLEITRLAYGCMRISGTWERTEVDAEKIKTGKAAVLAAVDAGYTFFDHADIYGDTTCESIFGEVLKENPGFRENMVIATKCGIRFEDEPTPGLPHRYDFSYEHIVWSVEESLKRLQIEQIDLLMLHRPDFLADPDEIAQAFTELREAGKVREFGVSNFRPSLLSMVQNALPFELQVNQVEIHPLRLDAFTDGTLDQCIERVVTPMAWSPLAGGKVATGAVPDPAAANFELQTNLLAVLDTAAREYGCDRTVMVLAWLLKHPSEIVPVVGSANPENIRNAARATEVHLDRETWYRILRAARGIKLP
- a CDS encoding LLM class flavin-dependent oxidoreductase, coding for MRLSEIPLSVLDLAPVLQGGTAVDSLRRSLELARYAERAGFHRYWVAEHHNMPGIASAATSVVIGYLAAGTSRIRVGAGGVMLLNHAPLIIAEQFGTLASLYPGRIDLGLGRAPGADQATMRVLRQGLDATGDDFPQQLEELRSYLREPTPGQRIRAFPGAGTEVPIYLFGSGGFSAQLAGELGLPFASAGHFSPDNLLPGLEFYRSRFRPSETLPRPYAMVCVNIFAADTDAEAESLATSQYQAHLFLARGMPVQLPPPKKSLAAVYAGPEQLPFLRGSIIGSAATVEEKLTALLEETQADELIIHSMIYDPDARQHSYEIVRDMAGIAV
- a CDS encoding dTDP-4-dehydrorhamnose 3,5-epimerase family protein encodes the protein MPPTLDELLAHARRDAALSTADGLPLPALPDGVRIRDLPNFPDDRGQVTELFDPRWGWHPEPMVFSYFFTLKPRSAKGWAVHLQHEDRYAIVRGEMQVLLYDARPDASTFGRIFELHLSDRRPRALSIPVGIWHADYNASDSECICVNFPTIQYNHAWPDKYRLPLHTPLIPYQFPADIQGY
- the scpB gene encoding SMC-Scp complex subunit ScpB is translated as MEVASVLNPAMSLKRVLEALLFASQKPLLPKEIVAALRGATDFSDDVEVMDLAKTKEAEAAIALNELKSDYLHAGHAFQLVEQVNGWQLTTQPAYAVWVRQLFPEGKPSRLSPPALETLAIIAYRQPIMKADIEAVRGVAVDGMIQKLLEAGLIKIAGRADVPGRPLLYESTQFFLEHFGLKTLDELPNSTELRHIALPKAPLPTEPQAEQLPLAPVESNPELSPV
- a CDS encoding twin-arginine translocase TatA/TatE family subunit, producing MNNLAFISNLAGPDGFLICFFVLIFFGAKRLPELARSMGGAVREFNKAKEEFANQLTSPPAAQPMAAPRQELMPATPAPVEKVAGESTPS
- a CDS encoding glycosyltransferase family A protein, with product MRLTILLPTHNRADTLEWALRSVAAQTESDFEVLICGDGCTDGTNRVALEWEKKDARFRWFDLPKAPGFGYANRNLVLQQARGEFIGFMAHDDLIFRDHFARMLEPFADPKIQLVASRPLWVDDSGTILPVANNLECSLVQEDFLAGRHRIPATCYLHRRTAFAEVGFWNETLLQRGDLDLWQRIVLHHGPASVRYLTTPGALHFRAIWKTDAQKDPHSFRGWQTLLETPGAFPEILRVRPGANELPQAAVGALLLAENGWESAVRRAAELALDAQAWILQQPRYQPELVELREKVKLLQEECHKLQSSSIALREKLAAQKARAEKWKEKASAPRVRRWPWSKK
- the pheA gene encoding prephenate dehydratase, with product MSLEPIRQKIDSLDFQIIELLNQRADLVHEVGETKRAQNLSIYAPEREESLLQKLVAMSKAIPNSRLDAKAIRAIYREIMSASLALEKDLAIAYLGPEATWTHQAARSRFGASVRYVAQTNISDVFTQVARGQADYGVVPIENSTEGAVNYTLDAFMDSELRICAQILLKIENNLIARIPREDIRKIYSHPQVFGQCRMWLERNMHGIDLIEVSSTTRAAELAASEPHAAALAGRMAAEVYGLNVLEAGVQDNPNNTTRFLVISPTTCPPTGNDKTSLMFCVRDRSGALFSALEPFNRLQISLSKIVSRPSKRKAWEYFFFVDLDGHYADPAVAQAIEELEAHCSFVKILGSYPKTELTV
- a CDS encoding DUF4266 domain-containing protein; protein product: MKKLCFLSLFVVVGFITGCTTVKPWERGHLADYTMRPGRDPLSDSISEHVWFTREAYAGGKGVGGGGCGCN